TCTTAGGTAGTTATAGAAAAACCAAACTGGACAGCGTCAAGATAGAGCGATATTTTGACACTGTCAAGATTGATTGTTAGATTGCCCGGATGAAACCAACAGATTCCGCACCATCATCCCGCAATTATCATCATGGCGACCTTTACCAGTCACTGCTTTTAATGGCCACAGAGATGATTACAGAGGGAGGCACCGAAAACCTTTCCATGCGTAAGCTTGCTGATCGGGTAGGCGTTTCACGGACCGCACCCTACCACCACTTTAAAGATAAAAACGTACTTCTCTGTGCGATTGCTGAGCAGGGATTTGAAAGAGTTGAAAAACTACTTCTTGAGGCTCGAACTCAGGAAAAAGCGGTCTCTCTGACAGCCGCTTTCACCGAGTATGTACATACGTATATTGAACTTGCCCATCAACACCGGGAGCAATATGACCTGATGTTCGGCCGAGAAATATGGCGCAATGGAACACCGACTGCATCACTTCAAAACAGATCACGGCAACATTTCAAAAGTTGGCTTAACTGGATCGAACACCTGTCCGATCAGAACGTTATTCACTCCGGTGACTCAACACTGCGAACAGCACAGGTATGTTGGGCAACCCTTCACGGGCTCTGCCGATTGTTAAATGATGGAATCTATACCGAACAAAGCCATCTGAAAGAGATGGTCGATACCGCTGTGAATATGATGTTGAAAGACGCTTAAGCATAAAATTAAGCCCATCCAGCATAACGCTATTAATTCAGAATGAGGTGCTTATATCGCTAAGGAACACCAGTGGCAAAGGCGACCCCCTGCTCTGATACTAATGAAAGACGAAGTAGCATCTAGCGAAAAAAATCATCAGAGTCACTGCATGATAAGTAATCTAAGTGAATGGCGTGACATACATGGCAACAAGTATTCCCGTACCTACCTAACTTGCTTTCTTTTTTAAGAGCCTCTCTTCACCCTTATAAGCCTCTTCAAACACTCCATCTAAAAATAAAAAAGGCTCACAAACGTGAGCCTTATTATCATTAAATAAGCGCTTTTAACCCCTGAAAGAAGGTTTATAAACGGCTTGAACCTGGCTCAAAGCTTTTAGTTTCTGATGCCTGCGGGCCTGGCACCGCAGAACCATCTTGCTCAGTAACCGGGAAGACACAGTTAATCTGACCAGTACCGGAGCTACCGAAATATGGCGTAAGGACTTCAGACTTTCCTTCATAACCAGACCAGCCCAACGCCCCAAGCATCATCGCAGTATCGTGCATAAAGCCCTCGCCGTGCCCTTTAGCCGCGTACTCAGGTAACATCTCGCAGAACGTTTTCCAATCGCCACGCTTCCACATCTCTACTACTTCATGATCAAGCGTCTCCAGGAAAGGGCTCCATACTTTGTTGGCAAACTCTGGAGCCTGGCCATTCTGGGCAAATCGATGAGACAAAGAACCACTGGCCAAAAACGCGACAGTACCATCATAGTGCTTCTCAATCGCTTCACGCATTGCCCAACCCAGACGAGCAGAGTCA
The genomic region above belongs to Amphritea japonica ATCC BAA-1530 and contains:
- a CDS encoding TetR/AcrR family transcriptional regulator — encoded protein: MKPTDSAPSSRNYHHGDLYQSLLLMATEMITEGGTENLSMRKLADRVGVSRTAPYHHFKDKNVLLCAIAEQGFERVEKLLLEARTQEKAVSLTAAFTEYVHTYIELAHQHREQYDLMFGREIWRNGTPTASLQNRSRQHFKSWLNWIEHLSDQNVIHSGDSTLRTAQVCWATLHGLCRLLNDGIYTEQSHLKEMVDTAVNMMLKDA
- the hpaD gene encoding 3,4-dihydroxyphenylacetate 2,3-dioxygenase — translated: MGKLALVAKITHVPSMYLSELDGPQKGSRQSAIDGHIEIGKRCRELGVDTIVVFDTHWLVNANYHINCAPHFKGNYTSGELPHFISNMEFEYDGNPELGKILADECTQQGVETLAHDKTSLGPEYGTIVPMRYMNEDRHFKVISVSALCTVHYLNDSARLGWAMREAIEKHYDGTVAFLASGSLSHRFAQNGQAPEFANKVWSPFLETLDHEVVEMWKRGDWKTFCEMLPEYAAKGHGEGFMHDTAMMLGALGWSGYEGKSEVLTPYFGSSGTGQINCVFPVTEQDGSAVPGPQASETKSFEPGSSRL